Part of the Myxocyprinus asiaticus isolate MX2 ecotype Aquarium Trade chromosome 17, UBuf_Myxa_2, whole genome shotgun sequence genome, TTGAGCACTAATGGAAAAGCACAAGATATTATCCATGtcttttcaacattaacagattGCCGATTACAAGAGATATGACACATTAGAGTAAGATGTATTGTACTCTTTCAATATAACCTCTgatattcattcatgttttttaatGCTACGTTTGAGAGCTAGTGTTGTGCCAATCTGTTTGAATGTGCAGCTGCCACGATCTGCAACACAAAGCATTATAAAGcatcaaaacaatatttattgttgtgtttgcagGAGAGGGGGTCGTTATggattttgaatgttaaaatagggGTCCCCTTGAAAAAAGGTTGGGGACCACTGGTCtataggcttgacatcattttctggaattttccaagctgcttaaaggcacagttaacttggtgtatgtaaacttctgacccactggaattgtgatatagtcaattaaaagtgaaacaatctgtctgtaaacaattgttggaaaaattactcgtgtcatgcacaaagtagatgtcctaaatgacttgccaaaactatagtttgctaatatgaaatttgtggagtggtgaaaaaaaaaaaagagttttaatgacttcaacctcagtgtatgcaaacttctgacttcaactgtatattttgaAAAAAGCCACCACCCATCTGACATTCACATGGTCAACCCAGAGTCATCATTACCTCTTACTGTAAAACAATCATGTTTATGACATTTATTTGGATATATTAAAGTTTATGTGGTCACTTTGACGGcgaaaagtgctaaaaaaaaaataaataaaataacatatttgttACACCCGTACAGTCTTTTATCTATATCGACCAAAATAACAACTTAATTTACAAGAAAAGCTATACTTTgtgatttaaatatgaaaaacTGGCTTTTCTTACTTAAGGTgggaattacataacagaaagcACATATATATTACTGGAGTTAACCTTTACTTGAATATATGACTGGAGTTGTTTCGTCAAAAGACTCTCTTACCTTCACAAAAAGCTCGATGATGGGTTCATTATCCCCCTTTACACCGTTTTGAGGTACCGAGAGAGACATCCCGAACTTTTCGCCTTCACGCCGACGTGTTCAAGAAGACAACAGATCCCTATTTCTTCACCTTTGCGAAAAAGTTTTCCAGCAGCACTCTCTTTCACGCCTCCCTCTTTCCCGAGCACAGATACTGCACACTATCTCCAAACGAAACCGAGAGACAAAAGTCCGAAAATCAGCTTTTTTCCCAACAAAACAAACGCACTTTTCCACGAGCTCCTGCCGTCTAGAAGTGCATGATTAAGAGGAGAAAAACCGATGTAGTGTCCGCTATGTCTCCTCCTGCAACACTCAGGATGGCGACGAACAGAAAAAAATCAACGGGAGTATTTTAGGCAGTGATGTCATGCGCAGAGCGAATGAAAAGGGAGCGAGTGGGACGAACCCGTCCGCCAAGCGCAGAATCGGTACATTACCGCGTAGGTGAGCtatttctagtgctttctgaATAGTTTCGTATTGCGCTtacattttaacagaaaattacATCTGACGTGCATCATGGCGTGACCCTCAGATCTAtaacattattcaaaaatacataaaaaaataaaaaagtgctattcacacaaaacaattacttcctCTTCGAGGATGAAGATGTTTtccatttctgagttcaaagtcattttgatttttttttttctggggcttaaagtctgaaatgtcatgtggtgttatCCTCCGGAAATATTCTCATAGTAGTGCGTGAgtgcagatattttattaatatttcttaaaaaataaatacataaaaaatagacagtgaaataattgttttaaaatactattaatatttgaaaaacttctgTCCACCAAtcatttggtgtaaccaacatgtaggttgccattttgttgtttatgttgacaaaaaccataaaacagagaggacaaGACTGAgtgtgatgtttaaaaaaaaatctgagatttttacatttatataaatgtaattattattataataagggACATTTTGTTCTAGTCGTGTGGTGAAACCCTGAGAAAacgtcttgatattcttgactaaacaattcatacttaaaaaaaaaaaaaaaaaaaaaaaaaaaaggtttgacaACTTTTTTGAAATTGTGTACACATGTATCCAGTGTGCAAGGAaagaattttaatacattttacttgaaacatttttagtcattaaatcatttttattttgtagaaaatgctataaatgtttatttgttttttattaaaccaAATTGGATACAAAGATTAAATTTTTAAGAACTTGACATGGgtgtttttaaaagaattttaaatttttttaccaCCTCAGAGAAccttatttttttccagtaaCCCTCATAACGACATATTTTAGTTGGTTTAGTGAGAAAGTGTGTTGAGCAACAATTGAGTACCAGCATAAAGTTACCAATTAATTTAGCTAGCTTCAGTGGAAATttccccttacaaaaatgtacttatataACTATATTCAGGaccaaaatgccattaaattagtcactacagttattgttactgctGTAAAACTGGCAACTTGGTTGAACTACTACTGGCAAAGATGAAGATTATGAAAGCTTATACTGTAGGTAACCTTCAAAGTGTATTAACTATGCAAACAAACAACTGTATGGCAATGTGGGttgtacaaaaaataataaatgttttttttatttatgtaaagcAGATTAGGAAGTCAGGTCCCATTTTAGATGCCTTGGATTAGACTTAATCTGTGGTTATCTGATAAAAACCCAACCAGTATGGTGTGTGCAGCAGCAGGGTGTTAATGTAAAACATTACTGTTAATTCTGTATCATTCTCTAAATTCTCATACCAACTGGTATAACTGAAGCTACACCTTTTAAGCACACAAAAAGTAAAATCTGGTTTGTCATATATGCGTGACTTGCTCATTTGGCTTCTCGGTTACCTCTAGACACTCACTGAACACTAAAATAGTTGTTTGGTGATGTTAGGAAAGAACCAATGTTTCTGCTTTTGGTAGATCATCTTTGTTTTTACCAATGATCGTCCAACACTGCACTGAAGAAAACAGCTCTCTATTACTTAGTCTGACCTCAAGGGACTGCGTAGAGACAGTCCTCATGTTTATGCCTTAAAGACTTGTTTTCCCACTGCGGCCTGTGGCCAGTTATGAAGCAGGTGGCACTACAAAACGGCAACCAAGGCATAAACATGGTTGCCTTGAGCTGTTTTTGTAGATCAGTCCTTGTTAACCCAGTTACACAACACAGACTCGCTGAGCTTTCAGCTGTGACTACTACATATATTTGTCTCCAAGTGTTGCCAGGGTGACAACGCAAGATAACATACATGCAGCAGTTGAATTTCATGTGTCATCACCAGACCCAGCACTCTTTCAGGCTTCCACAGAACCTTCATGAAACAATGGACAggtaaaaaatatgtaaaacagCAAATGCGGTCTGGCGTTCAGTTGTTGCCACAATAGTTGGTTTGTTGTTTACAATCTTGTATAAGTAAAAAGACAACAAATTTTGAGCTTATGTAAATATAGAGCAGATGTAAACAAAAAGCTCCTCAAAATAAtagacacaaaaataaatgttttctttcattttaatgtgaCTTTGTTTAAAGCCAAGTTTAACAATTTCAAACAACTTgggttacaaaaaataaaaagcaaaaatgaaggatgaaaacagacatttctgATTTGTTCTCATGTGCACACAAAAGCTCTTGAGTGCTTCCCCAATGCTCAGATGAACAGAGTGAGTCGCTTGCTGGATCAGTTCTCACAGCTCACTGGGTGTTTTGGTTTCTAGATCATGCACACAAGAGGACACACACTGAAGTCTGCTGTCCATGCAAACAAACTCTCATAGAAAGTCCTGCTAAAGTTGAGAGAGAATCCATAGGCTAACTTGTATATTATTaactcaaaactgcaaattagtTTTCCTTTTGTTTCATCGTAACAGTAAAAGCAATAGGAGGGGCTTGGGGactaaaaaaaggttatttttggATAAACGGATGTTGACAGTATTTAAGGGTGGAGATAAGGACAAAGGGTGATCAAGAAACATCAGCTGCTCAATCAAAAATTGAGCATCATAAAACTCCCCCAACAATAAAcatgccaaataataataaatccaacataaaaaacaaacaaattctaGGGTGAATTTTAACAATTTGTACATTCTAAAGCAGAAATCAAcatcaaacatttaaaatgagtGGCAGAGAGGTGTGGTAGATTTTCCCTCAGGACTGAGATGATGGAGACAGCTGGGCCTTCCTCATGGAGCGGAGAGCTTTCTCACGCAGATGCTTCTCCAGATCATCCAAACTGTCTTCTACTTCACTTTCTGATTCCTTCAAGAAAGGTTGCATTAATTATGTCTGATTCATTTAAAATCAGGCATGACAATATTACAGTTAAGCTTTCGCATTACTGAGGTTTTAAAATCTTCACTCTAGTAGAAGTTGCTTTTTTGTTAAAGTCTGCAGTCTAAACATGATACAGAAATACGAGGACATCACTGCTTTTGTACTCATTGTGACTTCACCTTTTTCTGGTCAGAGTCTGGCTCCACTTCCCGTCCATGTTCTCCTGCCACCCCTCCACTCTTCTCTTCTCCAcccttctccttcttctgttttttatgtttcttgtgttttttctctttcttgtgtttcttctctttcttctttttctttttcttaccaGCTTCTACATCAGAGTTCTGCAGAATTaatgaaaagaaaacattttgattTCTCTGGACCACATGGAACTggatgagcaataataataataatatgataacCATAACTGTGAAGTTTTCCACTACCATTTATAAACCAagcaatttcaactgcttttataaaCACCTGTAAGTATGTATTGATGACATACACTCAGAATTTACAGTCACGTCTTATATCAAACTGTTTAAAAAGGTGCTTCTCTTTTTTTGGGGCAAGTGAGGCCAAAGCTTGCGCATGTGAGACATACCTTGTTTGGCGATGGGGAGACACTGCTGTTCTTTTTGGAAGGTGGAAGTGGGGAGCGGCTAGCAGAGCGAGAGGGAGAAACTGAAGCAGGTCGCTTGTGAGCCACCAGAGGAGGAGAAGCAGATGGTGATCGAGAAACCTGCCTCCTTACCGGCTGGGGGCTCTGAGAACCTCTGCAAAAAGATAGGAACAGAGTAAATGAGGGATTAGCACATCTAtgctaaagaaaaataaaagccaCATCCTCTCATGGTAGGCAGAGTGAATTAATCTAAACAAGAAACAGTCACTGATTTCTGAATCTGCTATAAGGAAGGCTGTTCTTGCTGTTACTATTTTATGGGGGGGAGGTTCTGTTCTGTGGACATACCTCTGAGATTTGCGAGGTTCTGGTGTGCGTGAAACCCTACGAATGGGTCTCGTATCGTGAGACGGGGACGTTTGACGTCTTTGTCTCTGCGGAGGTGAACCAGAGGGGGCAAATCGACCCTGAGGACTGGAAGACACCCGAAGAGCATGGGTAGGGGGAGAGAAGCGGTTGTCACGGCCCCGTTGTGCTGCAGAGGGATTTGGAGAACTTCTAGAGTGGCGGGGTGGAGGTGAAGTAGAAGAGGGTGGAGTGCGTCTCTTTCCTGGACTGCTAACACGACTCCGTTTGGGGGAACGAGAGGAGCGACGTTTGGCCAAAGGTGAGGGAGATCTTCTGCGCTTGCCCACAGGGGAGGGAGATCCTCTGGGCCTGGCCACCGGGGACGGAGAGCCTCTGCGCCTGCCCACCGGGGACGGAGAGCCTCTGCGCCTGCCCACCGGGGACGGAGACCCTCTGCGCCTGCCCACCGGGGACGGAGAGCCTCTGCGCCTGCCCACCGGGGACGGAGACCCTCTGCGCCTGCCCACAGGGGACGGAGACCCTCTGCGCCTGCCCACAGGGGACGGAGACCCTCTGCGCCTGCCCACAGGGGACGGAGACCCTCTGCGCTTGCCCACAGGGGACGGAGACCGTCTGCGCTTGCCCACAGGGGACGGAGACCGTCTGCGCTTGCCCACAGGGGACGGAGACCGTCTGCGTCTGGGCACAGGTGAAGGAGACCCTCTGTGCTTAGGAAGGGGAGACCCTGATGTGCGTCTTTTCTGAGCTGAGACAGGGGAGGGGCTGTAACGACGCTGAATAGCGGGAGAGTGGCGTCGGGGAGGTGGAGATGGAGATCTGGGACAGGAGGAATATGAGAAAAGACGACTGAGTCAAAGAATCTTCACAACTCAAAACCACCAGAAACTCTTCATAAACTCTGCAAAACCTGTGGATTTTACCTGCGTCTTGGAGGAGAGGGCGACCTGCGGCGGCGAGGAGAAGGAGAGCGATGTCTACGACCACCAGTTGATGGAGAATGTCTCTTTCTGAGGAGAGGGTGTCAGATGAGGAGTCAATTGAGAGCAAACAAACCATTTGAGTAGTGAGCCTACGTCAAATGCAAATGTAGAATAGATGCAAATATTGTTGAATTTCACCTTGGGGATGCATCTCTTTGCCGCCTCCGTGGTGATGCAGGTGAATGGCTCCGCCGCCTCCTGACATCTCCATTTCTGGCAGCTGCACCCCTTTTCTGCCGCCTTGGACCTTCATCTTCTGAAGAAGAGGATGAACCAGAGtctgtaaaaagaaaaataataattttacatcacCTTAGTGACCAATGGAGGAGTTCTCATTCATAGTtgggaacttttaactttaaaggctgaaatacaccggagactcttattttgaaatgtttgcacttcactgcttccagctgctcgttcaaacagataagggaaataaaatgtgcactccttcAATAATCTACATcgcattacaatataaacaattaaaagtaaacattgtcaacactatatcatcatcttCAACAtttgatcattagtgatcgcttgtcataaatttccaataTGGCCTAATGATGAACAGCTGGAAGCATTTTCACTCTGAAAGACAGCGCATGCATTATTTAATTACATCGTATTCttctgaagtttgataatcacattaggtcatatcaggattcctgtctttccgcccccaaatttaagacctctttaaataataattaagacttttgttgtatcttttaagatatttaagactttttatggatCCGTCAGAACCCGGTCTACATCAAACAGCTACTAGTGTTCATTATCCACATCCCACGAGTAACAGGTGCAAGCACAGGTGCGCAAAGGggtgagaggaagagagagaagggAGTTGAGAAGAAACAAgtgtgatggaaataaaatggtGATAACCTGAAGACGACTGCTGATTCTGTCTGCGATACTGACGTCGCTGCTGGACAGAATCTGCCGTTGACTCTTTGCCCACCTTCTCCTCCTCTGAAATGCAAAGCAGTGGAGGGTCCTTCATTGCCCCAAAAACAGCCACGTGCCCAATACACAACCATAATGTGCAAAACACAGAGCTATACACACCCATGACGTGCACCCCCCACCAACCAATCTTTTGAATAAATAGGAGATTCAGTTTGACTTCACATTTCTCTCAATCCTACCCAATTTTACAACATGGGCAAAAACAGCGCAAATAGTTTGAACACTCAACACTTTGCCTGAAAGCCCTGAGTGTCTAGATCTGTATCCAGTTATGAAGTCTGTAAGACCTCCTCTGTAAGCATAGAAAGCATACTCTACAATTCTTGTGTATCAAACAGTTTTTGACATGCACAAAAATGCACATTGACACGGACACTCACCAGACTCTGATGCATCGGATCGTCTCGGTTTAGGAGGAGAGCGAGAGGTGTTCCTTCCACCAGGTCTGTGTTTCGCAGCTGAAACATTCAAATGCATTTCAATCAGAATCATTTCACTGCTAAAAATCCAAAACAATAagcaaaataagccacaacatggCATTGGCATAATTAAAGAATTATGCCAGATTAACCTGGAAGTAGGAGAACTATAATCAGAAGCACTTTTATAACAATTTATATTTAGGTAAATTCAAGCAACTCCCTGTTTTACAAATAGCAAAACTGGCTGCAAGACTGGTATTCTAAGGAAGAGTAAGAGTGTAACCTGAAGGGCTGGTGTCCGGTCCAGATGGGCTGTGGCCTCGTCTTCTGGAGGGGCTGGAAGGGTCCGAGCGGCGTAGAAGTTTTCTGGGCGGGGTGGCTGACACACGTTTACCTGCTCTCTTATGGGGGGAACGAGACGAGGAACTGCCTGAGGAGAATCGGGAGCGAGAGCGCCGCCTGGTGGACAACCAATTGCACCAGCGTAAGTTCAGGGGCCGTTTCACCAGCTTTACtcaagttacaacttagcctagttgtggcgtaaatgggcactaaatcACAATTTAGGCACTACttaatatttgagcgttgcaccattaaacttaggtagaacgtaatcCTAtggataaactaaatatttatatagGGTGAGTGAATAAAATGAATGTCTATTTTCCAGCCtgctgtattagtatttatcacatCTTATTTTAGATAGTTCCTATATACTGTTATTTACATAGGGCAAATATAccatttatcaaatctacttttattatataTCATCTTTTAATGGGGGTAtaaatttattacagctgacagttacatgagcaaacaagatttgaacatcaaccgtaacaagatcaaactgaaattcacagctttttaacacttctgtgtacaaatgtgAAGGCTGCTTATTAGATCAATACAGGTacacgtcatattatgtgactacgcattactttacggagagtttACAACCTACTAGCTAAATTTttccttaagaacaggtggtgcaaacAAATTAGGCACTGACTtcgttacaaactaactagtagttactaatcccttagtgtgaactttgtcccaactt contains:
- the LOC127454933 gene encoding serine/arginine repetitive matrix protein 1-like isoform X4: MMQINLTGFLNGKNAREFMKDLWPLLLSAQENIAGIPSAFLEQKKEEIKQRQIEQEKLASLKKIDEDKREKESKERAQSKSPKRRKSRSPPRRERKASPPHSPRRKPSPVVLPSISPPNNKEEPKQEPDQSESSKPEPLIQEASSTSDVVGEIKPDSMSEAVKESSPEKTSKSEDKPKPRDRDRDKDGRRDRPRHRSRSRSPRRRPRSRSRSFSPRRRSSPRRRISPRRRSPPRRQPPSRHRRSRSPVRRRRSRSRFSSGSSSSRSPHKRAGKRVSATPPRKLLRRSDPSSPSRRRGHSPSGPDTSPSAAKHRPGGRNTSRSPPKPRRSDASESEEEKVGKESTADSVQQRRQYRRQNQQSSSDSGSSSSSEDEGPRRQKRGAAARNGDVRRRRSHSPASPRRRQRDASPRKRHSPSTGGRRHRSPSPRRRRSPSPPRRRSPSPPPRRHSPAIQRRYSPSPVSAQKRRTSGSPLPKHRGSPSPVPRRRRSPSPVGKRRRSPSPVGKRRRSPSPVGKRRGSPSPVGRRRGSPSPVGRRRGSPSPVGRRRGSPSPVGRRRGSPSPVGRRRGSPSPVGRRRGSPSPVGRRRGSPSPVARPRGSPSPVGKRRRSPSPLAKRRSSRSPKRSRVSSPGKRRTPPSSTSPPPRHSRSSPNPSAAQRGRDNRFSPPTHALRVSSSPQGRFAPSGSPPQRQRRQTSPSHDTRPIRRVSRTPEPRKSQRGSQSPQPVRRQVSRSPSASPPLVAHKRPASVSPSRSASRSPLPPSKKNSSVSPSPNKNSDVEAGKKKKKKKEKKHKKEKKHKKHKKQKKEKGGEEKSGGVAGEHGREVEPDSDQKKESESEVEDSLDDLEKHLREKALRSMRKAQLSPSSQS
- the LOC127454933 gene encoding serine/arginine repetitive matrix protein 1-like isoform X2, producing MDAGFFRGTSAEQDNRFSNKHKKLLKQLKFAECLEKKVDMTKVNLEVIKPWITQRVTEILGFEDDVVIEFVFNQLEEKNPDAKMMQINLTGFLNGKNAREFMKDLWPLLLSAQENIAGIPSAFLEQKKEEIKQRQIEQEKLASLKKIDEDKREKESKERAQSKSPKRRKSRSPPRRERKASPPHSPRRKPSPVVLPSISPPNNKEEPKQEPDQSESSKPEPLIQEASSTSDVVGEIKPDSMSEAVKESSPEKTSKSEDKPKPRDRDRDKDGRRDRPRHRSRSRSPRRRPRSRSRSFSPRRRSSPRRRISPRRRSPPRRQPPSRHRRSRSPVRRRRSRSRFSSGSSSSRSPHKRAGKRVSATPPRKLLRRSDPSSPSRRRGHSPSGPDTSPSAAKHRPGGRNTSRSPPKPRRSDASESEEEKVGKESTADSVQQRRQYRRQNQQSSSDSGSSSSSEDEGPRRQKRGAAARNGDVRRRRSHSPASPRRRQRDASPRKRHSPSTGGRRHRSPSPRRRRSPSPPRRRSPSPPPRRHSPAIQRRYSPSPVSAQKRRTSGSPLPKHRGSPSPVPRRRRSPSPVGKRRRSPSPVGKRRGSPSPVGRRRGSPSPVGRRRGSPSPVGRRRGSPSPVGRRRGSPSPVGRRRGSPSPVGRRRGSPSPVARPRGSPSPVGKRRRSPSPLAKRRSSRSPKRSRVSSPGKRRTPPSSTSPPPRHSRSSPNPSAAQRGRDNRFSPPTHALRVSSSPQGRFAPSGSPPQRQRRQTSPSHDTRPIRRVSRTPEPRKSQRGSQSPQPVRRQVSRSPSASPPLVAHKRPASVSPSRSASRSPLPPSKKNSSVSPSPNKNSDVEAGKKKKKKKEKKHKKEKKHKKHKKQKKEKGGEEKSGGVAGEHGREVEPDSDQKKESESEVEDSLDDLEKHLREKALRSMRKAQLSPSSQS
- the LOC127454933 gene encoding serine/arginine repetitive matrix protein 1-like isoform X1 encodes the protein MDAGFFRGTSAEQDNRFSNKHKKLLKQLKFAECLEKKVDMTKVNLEVIKPWITQRVTEILGFEDDVVIEFVFNQLEEKNPDAKMMQINLTGFLNGKNAREFMKDLWPLLLSAQENIAGIPSAFLEQKKEEIKQRQIEQEKLASLKKIDEDKREKESKERAQSKSPKRRKSRSPPRRERKASPPHSPRRKPSPVVLPSISPPNNKEEPKQEPDQSESSKPEPLIQEASSTSDVVGEIKPDSMSEAVKESSPEKTSKSEDKPKPRDRDRDKDGRRDRPRHRSRSRSPRRRPRSRSRSFSPRRRSSPRRRISPRRRSPPRRQPPSRHRRSRSPVRRRRSRSRFSSGSSSSRSPHKRAGKRVSATPPRKLLRRSDPSSPSRRRGHSPSGPDTSPSAAKHRPGGRNTSRSPPKPRRSDASESEEEKVGKESTADSVQQRRQYRRQNQQSSSDSGSSSSSEDEGPRRQKRGAAARNGDVRRRRSHSPASPRRRQRDASPRKRHSPSTGGRRHRSPSPRRRRSPSPPRRRSPSPPPRRHSPAIQRRYSPSPVSAQKRRTSGSPLPKHRGSPSPVPRRRRSPSPVGKRRRSPSPVGKRRRSPSPVGKRRGSPSPVGRRRGSPSPVGRRRGSPSPVGRRRGSPSPVGRRRGSPSPVGRRRGSPSPVGRRRGSPSPVGRRRGSPSPVARPRGSPSPVGKRRRSPSPLAKRRSSRSPKRSRVSSPGKRRTPPSSTSPPPRHSRSSPNPSAAQRGRDNRFSPPTHALRVSSSPQGRFAPSGSPPQRQRRQTSPSHDTRPIRRVSRTPEPRKSQRGSQSPQPVRRQVSRSPSASPPLVAHKRPASVSPSRSASRSPLPPSKKNSSVSPSPNKNSDVEAGKKKKKKKEKKHKKEKKHKKHKKQKKEKGGEEKSGGVAGEHGREVEPDSDQKKESESEVEDSLDDLEKHLREKALRSMRKAQLSPSSQS
- the LOC127454933 gene encoding serine/arginine repetitive matrix protein 1-like isoform X3, whose product is MDAGFFRGTSAEQDNRFSNKHKKLLKQLKFAECLEKKVDMTKVNLEVIKPWITQRVTEILGFEDDVVIEFVFNQLEEKNPDAKMMQINLTGFLNGKNAREFMKDLWPLLLSAQENIAGIPSAFLEQKKEEIKQRQIEQEKLASLKKIDEDKREKESKERAQSKSPKRRKSRSPPRRERKASPPHSPRRKPSPVVLPSISPPNNKEEPKQEPDQSESSKPEPLIQEASSTSDVVGEIKPDSMSEAVKESSPEKTSKSEDKPKPRDRDRDKDGRRDRPRHRSRSRSPRRRPRSRSRSFSPRRRSSPRRRISPRRRSPPRRQPPSRHRRSRSPVRRRRSRSRFSSGSSSSRSPHKRAGKRVSATPPRKLLRRSDPSSPSRRRGHSPSGPDTSPSAAKHRPGGRNTSRSPPKPRRSDASESEEEKVGKESTADSVQQRRQYRRQNQQSSSDSGSSSSSEDEGPRRQKRGAAARNGDVRRRRSHSPASPRRRQRDASPRKRHSPSTGGRRHRSPSPRRRRSPSPPRRRSPSPPPRRHSPAIQRRYSPSPVSAQKRRTSGSPLPKHRGSPSPVPRRRRSPSPVGKRRRSPSPVGKRRRSPSPVGKRRGSPSPVGRRRGSPSPVGRRRGSPSPVGRRRGSPSPVGRRRGSPSPVGRRRGSPSPVGRRRGSPSPVGRRRGSPSPVARPRGSPSPVGKRRRSPSPLAKRRSSRSPKRSRVSSPGKRRTPPSSTSPPPRHSRSSPNPSAAQRGRDNRFSPPTHALRVSSSPQGRFAPSGSPPQRQRRQTSPSHDTRPIRRVSRTPEPRKSQRGSQSPQPVRRQVSRSPSASPPLVAHKRPASVSPSRSASRSPLPPSKKNSSVSPSPNKNSDVEAGKKKKKKKEKKHKKEKKHKKHKKQKKEKGGEEKSGGVAGEHGREVEPDSDQKKKVK